Proteins encoded within one genomic window of Companilactobacillus zhachilii:
- a CDS encoding SIR2 family protein: protein MKKNNQFPIIFIGSGITQRYFSNAPTWDALLKKIWDESDVKQTYYSRYHELETKFGENTFKVYTTLADELEKQFDSSFYAEKVKLKELTPEMAHSMKISPFKTRIAEIFLGLLLNSNTKKELKSFKSMLSKARLIVTTNYDDFIEKQLNNAIKVRVGNQGLFEPAGDLNELYKIHGSVKNPNSIIITSNDYETLERTSAIVNAKILSLLTESPILFIGYSLTDKNIQSLLTDLANNMPFKIEEAAKRIGVVKYESGKNDITESMMDTEFGVHYTQLSTDNYEKIYTTISKINQGFPPSEISKYQSAIKKIIEVKGERGELKQVLTSFVNLENLPKELENKNLVVALGDNRYLYRFPDYVDYVKSYFLGENPMPTEIALKFITSMSVQSPLPISKFVNKPLSLNSKDKNKINNRLKKFDLMSKIKKTVNVPKTSKKILGTYINKTPVEILSLNDDIKANVKLAYFIKNIEEIGKTDFGLLIKYILKNKDDGFIKQTNARKLFMAYSLYTEPIVKKVD, encoded by the coding sequence TTGAAAAAGAATAATCAATTTCCAATAATCTTTATTGGATCGGGAATTACACAGCGTTACTTTTCAAATGCGCCTACGTGGGATGCATTATTAAAAAAAATATGGGATGAGTCCGATGTAAAACAGACTTATTATTCGAGATACCATGAATTGGAAACTAAGTTTGGTGAAAATACATTTAAAGTATATACAACATTGGCTGATGAATTGGAAAAGCAATTCGATTCAAGCTTTTATGCAGAGAAGGTTAAGTTAAAAGAATTAACTCCAGAAATGGCACATAGTATGAAAATTTCACCATTTAAAACGAGAATTGCTGAGATATTTTTAGGATTATTATTGAATTCTAATACAAAAAAAGAATTGAAATCATTTAAATCTATGCTTTCCAAGGCAAGGCTTATAGTAACAACTAATTATGATGACTTTATAGAAAAACAATTAAATAATGCAATTAAAGTTAGAGTTGGTAACCAGGGATTGTTTGAACCCGCAGGAGATTTGAATGAATTGTACAAAATTCATGGTTCAGTTAAAAATCCAAATTCCATAATAATTACAAGTAATGATTATGAAACTCTAGAGAGAACATCCGCAATTGTTAATGCCAAAATTCTTAGTTTGTTAACGGAATCTCCAATACTATTCATTGGTTATTCATTAACTGACAAGAATATTCAATCGCTTCTAACTGATCTAGCAAATAATATGCCGTTTAAGATTGAAGAAGCGGCAAAAAGAATAGGTGTTGTTAAATATGAATCGGGAAAAAATGATATTACTGAATCTATGATGGATACTGAATTTGGTGTGCACTACACTCAACTATCAACCGATAATTATGAAAAAATTTATACAACAATTTCTAAAATCAATCAGGGCTTTCCACCTTCGGAAATTTCGAAGTATCAAAGTGCAATTAAAAAGATAATTGAAGTTAAAGGTGAGAGAGGAGAATTGAAACAGGTATTAACGTCTTTTGTTAATTTGGAAAATTTACCGAAAGAACTAGAGAATAAAAATTTAGTTGTTGCACTGGGTGATAATCGTTATCTTTATCGTTTTCCAGATTATGTGGATTATGTCAAATCCTATTTTTTAGGAGAAAATCCAATGCCAACTGAAATAGCTTTAAAATTTATAACATCAATGTCAGTTCAATCACCGTTACCAATTTCTAAGTTTGTAAACAAACCGCTTAGTTTGAATTCGAAAGATAAAAATAAGATTAACAATCGACTTAAAAAGTTTGATTTAATGTCAAAAATTAAGAAAACAGTAAATGTTCCTAAAACATCTAAAAAAATATTAGGGACATATATTAATAAGACACCCGTGGAAATATTGTCATTAAATGATGACATTAAAGCTAATGTCAAATTAGCTTACTTCATTAAAAATATTGAAGAAATTGGTAAAACTGATTTTGGTTTATTAATTAAATATATTTTGAAAAATAAGGATGATGGATTTATCAAGCAAACAAATGCACGGAAATTATTTATGGCTTATAGTCTCTATACTGAGCCAATCGTTAAAAAAGTTGATTAA
- a CDS encoding YitT family protein — protein MKLKWTKYNSLELLMITIGCAIYAFSLDMISIPNGLADGGLSGITLIIRYFFHINPGISTLILNIPLILIGFRYLGKRVMFYTLYGTVCLSLFLILWAHQSVIHPLPLKHDLLLASLAAGVLSGLGIGIVFRFNGTTGGSDIIARVGQSSFGVSSGKGIMIMDYMVLFLSLSYLDFYHIMYSLIVSYLLARMIDLVQEGPNRAKAVLIISDQYKEITQLIDITLNRGWTYLNAEGGYHNDAKKIIYLMVQPREVPQLKQVIKSVDDKAFVTVLDAHEVIGEGFSYERKKYHVNLLKR, from the coding sequence ATGAAACTAAAATGGACCAAATATAATAGTTTAGAACTATTAATGATAACTATCGGCTGTGCCATCTATGCGTTCAGTCTAGACATGATTTCGATTCCCAATGGACTGGCTGATGGGGGCTTGAGTGGTATTACTTTGATTATTCGGTATTTCTTCCACATTAATCCTGGTATCAGTACTTTGATTTTGAATATTCCACTTATTTTAATTGGTTTTCGCTATCTAGGTAAAAGGGTGATGTTCTATACGCTTTATGGAACGGTTTGTTTGTCGTTATTCCTGATATTATGGGCTCATCAAAGCGTCATTCATCCCTTACCACTAAAGCATGACTTATTGTTAGCATCCCTAGCAGCCGGTGTATTATCCGGTTTAGGCATTGGAATAGTCTTTCGCTTCAACGGAACGACTGGTGGGAGTGATATCATCGCCCGAGTCGGTCAGTCGAGTTTCGGCGTGTCATCTGGCAAAGGCATCATGATCATGGATTACATGGTATTATTCTTATCGCTATCATACTTGGATTTTTATCACATTATGTACTCGTTGATTGTCAGTTACTTGCTGGCCAGAATGATTGATTTAGTCCAAGAAGGTCCTAATCGTGCCAAAGCTGTGTTGATTATTTCTGACCAATATAAAGAAATTACGCAATTAATTGATATTACACTTAACCGTGGCTGGACTTATTTAAATGCTGAAGGTGGGTATCATAACGATGCTAAAAAAATTATTTATCTGATGGTTCAACCGCGAGAGGTTCCCCAATTAAAACAAGTAATCAAATCGGTTGATGATAAAGCTTTTGTGACGGTACTTGATGCACATGAAGTTATCGGTGAGGGTTTTAGTTATGAACGGAAAAAGTACCATGTTAATTTATTGAAACGATAA
- a CDS encoding LacI family DNA-binding transcriptional regulator codes for MTTIIDLARLSQTSKSTVSRVITGKGYVSADKRKAILKAIKETNYIPNRVAQNLKSQQTKTIGFIAEDYFSIAGDFLNYFVKIAAKYDYNVNTYFTHNEKRELEVLNLLMSKSLDGVFILTTVNDWDKILPYTRFGPIATWKRLDSEKIYSSYVDHYPIYLQILNDLRNDGRTKVGHILNDSNSQNTVATVQAIKDFSKKYPEVNNDWQVFHHSGQSAHKMAAKKWLQEADSPKTIICYNDYEASGFMLELKKHHLILNRDYQLISFDNSHLSKVLGLTSVDLKIQQQAENSFFYLYNQLNDTKIPYHRIEPRIISNEL; via the coding sequence ATGACGACAATTATTGATTTAGCAAGACTATCGCAGACTTCAAAATCGACAGTATCGCGGGTGATCACGGGCAAAGGTTACGTTAGTGCAGATAAACGCAAGGCTATTTTGAAAGCTATTAAAGAAACGAATTATATTCCCAATCGGGTCGCACAAAATTTGAAATCACAACAGACGAAAACGATTGGTTTCATTGCGGAAGATTATTTTTCGATTGCCGGAGATTTTTTGAATTATTTCGTCAAAATTGCGGCTAAATACGACTATAACGTCAATACCTACTTCACACATAATGAAAAAAGAGAACTAGAGGTTTTGAATTTATTAATGTCGAAATCCTTAGATGGTGTCTTTATTTTAACGACGGTGAATGATTGGGATAAAATTTTACCGTATACGCGATTTGGGCCAATTGCTACCTGGAAAAGGTTAGATTCGGAGAAAATTTACTCATCATACGTTGACCATTATCCAATCTATTTACAAATATTGAACGATTTACGCAATGATGGTAGGACTAAAGTTGGTCATATTTTAAATGATAGCAATAGTCAAAATACCGTTGCGACTGTGCAGGCAATTAAGGACTTTTCAAAGAAATATCCAGAGGTTAATAATGATTGGCAAGTATTTCACCATTCGGGACAATCGGCTCATAAAATGGCGGCAAAAAAATGGTTACAAGAAGCTGATAGTCCTAAGACAATTATTTGTTACAACGATTATGAGGCATCTGGTTTTATGCTGGAATTAAAAAAGCATCATTTAATTTTGAATCGTGATTATCAGTTGATTAGTTTTGATAATAGTCATTTGAGTAAGGTGCTAGGTTTAACGTCGGTGGACTTGAAAATTCAACAGCAGGCCGAAAACTCGTTTTTCTATCTTTATAATCAATTGAACGATACTAAAATTCCGTATCATCGTATTGAACCAAGGATAATTTCAAATGAGTTATAG
- a CDS encoding ATP-dependent DNA helicase codes for MDFTKEIINLFEKDIANVYKSSPRQSQVQMALDVEDFLVNSLKQIMFIEAPVGTGKTLGVLVPSLLYCNEFRHTITYATATKNLQSQIMNTEVPQLEKLHLVNAGETVLAMGKSNYACLSQLKENESSFLSSRYSEIYNAIVKSKTGSRDELEKVFSIHFADNEWKKISLSNYVGHCSDYLCKGHGYRGEFNRRHTVTVTNHDMIIQSYINEMDQKGPIVPIMGGVMIIDEAHLFDENFLGRIQQELSLGELQKFYEKLDVYGKNGFKDIRNLFDDLYNQNYGKSGRHPITDKIQNDLRSILKSLQSLETIEEDKYSFSFSNSLYNLTTRIGYILNNKEWTCWFSIEDGPCFNMIPNHFYDDLADTIKFFAKGSKVIFLSGTLTATDDPIGELENNWKLEKFKYKSYDTPFNIYNQAYIYVPKGIHDPKYKESHQREVSYELDNICNNVSGGILLLNNSLEMMDSISSAIGKRFQGRKVLKQGEKSNEMLTSEFKRDKNSILLGSGSFFSGFSIPGNALQAVVITSLPFPVPDDPFVQLQQREFGVENKTKFVVLLNMMLKRLEQGIGRLIRQSSDYGIVCIADPRIYTKGYGESIINWMSLNGYNIRHGSESMSLFQKQISGVIENQRNVDEKSYDKKLLNIPNIVRKREKNSSDKLRSTHKKNTGNDDIIVDLKKSANKRVREIRKKYPEAKITLTGFSKVNTIEGLAQVLVDSAFTSGIDRSEFVDILPMPKEKWDSIYPNPRLSGPVIVTRVDD; via the coding sequence TTGGATTTTACAAAAGAAATAATTAATTTATTTGAGAAAGATATTGCGAATGTATATAAATCAAGTCCAAGACAGTCACAGGTTCAAATGGCTCTCGACGTTGAGGATTTTTTAGTTAATTCGTTAAAACAAATTATGTTTATTGAAGCACCAGTTGGAACAGGAAAAACACTTGGAGTGTTAGTCCCAAGTCTTCTTTATTGTAATGAATTTCGGCATACAATCACGTATGCAACAGCTACCAAAAATTTGCAGTCACAAATCATGAATACCGAAGTGCCACAACTAGAGAAATTGCACCTAGTTAACGCTGGGGAGACGGTTTTAGCAATGGGAAAATCGAACTATGCATGTTTAAGCCAATTGAAAGAAAATGAATCTTCATTTTTATCGAGTCGTTATTCTGAAATATATAATGCAATTGTGAAGTCCAAGACTGGTTCTAGGGATGAGTTGGAAAAAGTCTTTTCAATACACTTTGCAGATAACGAATGGAAAAAAATTAGTCTTTCTAATTATGTAGGACATTGTTCTGACTATTTATGTAAAGGACATGGGTATCGTGGGGAATTTAATCGTAGACATACTGTAACCGTTACTAATCACGATATGATTATCCAATCATACATAAATGAGATGGATCAAAAAGGTCCTATTGTTCCAATTATGGGTGGGGTTATGATAATCGATGAGGCACATTTGTTTGATGAAAATTTTTTGGGTCGAATACAGCAGGAATTAAGTTTAGGGGAATTACAAAAATTTTATGAGAAACTAGACGTTTATGGGAAAAATGGATTTAAGGATATAAGAAATCTTTTTGATGACTTATATAATCAAAATTATGGTAAATCAGGGCGGCATCCCATAACAGATAAAATTCAAAATGACTTACGTAGTATATTGAAAAGCTTACAGAGTTTGGAAACAATCGAGGAAGATAAGTATAGTTTTTCTTTTTCTAATTCACTTTATAATTTAACCACGCGTATAGGTTATATCTTAAATAATAAAGAGTGGACTTGCTGGTTTTCTATTGAGGATGGTCCTTGTTTTAATATGATTCCCAACCACTTTTATGATGATTTGGCAGATACAATTAAATTTTTTGCCAAAGGGAGTAAAGTTATATTTTTATCCGGTACATTGACGGCAACAGATGATCCAATTGGAGAACTGGAAAACAATTGGAAATTGGAAAAGTTTAAATATAAATCGTATGATACTCCTTTTAATATTTACAATCAGGCATATATATATGTTCCCAAGGGTATTCATGATCCAAAATATAAAGAATCTCATCAGAGAGAAGTATCATATGAATTAGATAATATTTGTAATAATGTTTCAGGAGGAATCCTTTTACTTAATAATTCTTTGGAAATGATGGACTCTATCAGTTCGGCGATTGGTAAAAGATTTCAAGGAAGAAAAGTTCTGAAGCAGGGAGAAAAATCAAACGAAATGTTGACTTCAGAGTTTAAAAGAGATAAAAATAGTATTTTACTTGGGTCAGGTAGCTTCTTTTCTGGTTTTTCTATTCCTGGAAATGCATTACAAGCGGTTGTTATTACTTCATTACCCTTTCCAGTTCCAGATGATCCGTTTGTACAACTACAGCAGAGAGAATTTGGTGTAGAGAATAAGACTAAGTTTGTAGTATTACTAAATATGATGTTAAAAAGACTAGAACAAGGAATAGGGAGACTTATACGCCAGAGTAGTGATTATGGAATTGTATGTATAGCTGATCCAAGAATATATACGAAAGGTTATGGAGAATCAATAATAAACTGGATGTCCTTAAACGGCTATAATATCAGGCATGGGTCGGAATCAATGAGTCTATTTCAGAAACAAATTTCTGGTGTTATTGAGAATCAACGTAACGTTGATGAAAAGAGTTATGACAAGAAATTATTAAATATTCCAAATATTGTACGCAAAAGGGAAAAGAATAGTAGTGATAAATTACGTTCTACGCATAAAAAAAATACTGGGAATGACGATATAATCGTTGATTTAAAAAAATCTGCGAATAAACGTGTGCGAGAAATTAGAAAAAAATATCCCGAAGCTAAAATTACTTTAACTGGATTCTCTAAAGTCAATACCATTGAGGGTTTGGCACAAGTCTTAGTGGATTCAGCTTTTACGTCAGGCATTGATAGGTCTGAATTTGTAGATATTTTGCCTATGCCTAAAGAAAAATGGGATAGTATCTATCCAAATCCTAGATTGTCTGGACCAGTGATTGTTACAAGAGTTGATGATTGA
- a CDS encoding 6-phospho-beta-glucosidase — protein sequence MSRKALKLVTIGGGSSYTPELIEGFIKRKDQLPIKEIWLVDIPEGEEKLNIVGAMAKRMVKAAGLDWEIHLTLNRREALKDADFVSTQFRVGLMQARIKDERIPGSYGMLGQETNGAGGIFKAFRTVPVILDIVKDMKELCPNAWLINFTNPSGMITEAIVTYGKWKKVIGLCNVPVNAMISEPELIGKNLDELIYKFAGIDHFHWHKVFDNQGNEVTMDIINKMLGDGDAGLPKNIFDVPFYREQLEQMKMIPCGYHRYYYREEEMLKHSLDEFNNQGTRAQQVMQIEKELFELYKDPNLDYKPKQLAERGGAHYSDAACESIASIFADKRTHMVVSTVNNGSVPDLPTDHVVEVSAQLGATGAIPMAFGNFQPAERGWIQLMKNMELVIVQAAATGDYGLALQAFTMNPLIRSGNTAKRILDEMLIAHKNYLPQFADKIAELEKQGVTVKDEVAAHIDETMHVGVTE from the coding sequence ATGTCACGAAAAGCTTTGAAATTGGTAACAATCGGTGGTGGTTCCAGTTACACACCCGAATTGATCGAAGGATTCATCAAACGTAAGGATCAATTGCCAATCAAAGAAATTTGGTTAGTAGATATTCCCGAAGGTGAAGAAAAATTAAATATCGTTGGTGCCATGGCGAAAAGAATGGTTAAAGCCGCTGGTTTAGACTGGGAAATTCATCTCACCCTAAATCGCCGTGAAGCCTTAAAAGATGCTGATTTTGTCTCAACCCAATTTAGAGTTGGTTTGATGCAAGCACGTATCAAGGATGAACGCATCCCTGGCTCATATGGAATGCTTGGTCAAGAAACCAATGGTGCTGGTGGTATTTTTAAAGCATTTAGAACGGTCCCTGTTATCTTAGACATCGTTAAAGACATGAAGGAACTCTGCCCTAACGCTTGGTTGATCAACTTTACAAACCCAAGCGGCATGATTACTGAAGCTATCGTTACTTACGGTAAGTGGAAAAAAGTTATTGGTCTATGTAACGTTCCCGTTAACGCAATGATCAGTGAACCCGAACTAATTGGTAAGAATTTAGATGAACTCATTTATAAATTTGCCGGTATCGACCACTTCCACTGGCACAAAGTTTTCGACAATCAAGGCAATGAAGTTACCATGGATATCATTAACAAAATGCTTGGAGACGGTGATGCTGGCTTACCAAAGAATATTTTCGATGTGCCATTCTACCGCGAACAACTTGAACAAATGAAGATGATTCCTTGCGGTTACCACAGATACTATTACCGTGAAGAAGAAATGTTGAAACACAGTTTGGATGAATTTAACAATCAAGGTACGCGTGCTCAACAAGTTATGCAAATTGAGAAAGAACTCTTTGAATTGTATAAAGATCCAAATTTGGACTACAAACCTAAACAATTAGCTGAACGTGGTGGCGCCCATTATTCAGATGCTGCCTGTGAATCAATTGCCTCCATTTTTGCGGACAAACGTACACATATGGTAGTTTCAACCGTTAATAACGGCTCAGTTCCCGATTTGCCAACTGACCACGTCGTCGAAGTATCCGCTCAATTAGGTGCAACTGGAGCTATTCCAATGGCCTTTGGTAACTTCCAACCAGCTGAACGAGGCTGGATTCAATTGATGAAGAATATGGAATTAGTCATTGTTCAAGCCGCAGCAACTGGTGATTATGGCTTAGCCTTACAGGCATTTACAATGAATCCATTGATTAGATCCGGTAATACTGCCAAGAGAATTTTGGATGAAATGTTAATTGCCCATAAGAATTATTTACCACAATTTGCAGATAAAATTGCAGAATTGGAAAAACAAGGCGTTACAGTTAAAGATGAGGTTGCTGCTCATATTGATGAAACTATGCACGTTGGTGTTACTGAATAA
- a CDS encoding helix-turn-helix transcriptional regulator produces MSVNDRVASMFIRMIQGETLYLKNEETRYGVKGRTIERYIKSIREYIEDSDVNLNFVTKINPPRYCITKNTDIPFEEILALLKIVIGTRSFNKPEFAQLRNRLLGQLSKEDRDKAVQLTNSTVAKYVPVKSQYNLLGRIKDFSNYISDNLTIDYKYHSSSGIVRQGLALPISLYFDTFYFYVVMYNEESNQSFPYRLDRFEGYAVSKAAKIKMPRQLKKDDGSELNDTYLLSYGNKVSFEFYYSGYPQTALDHFPNSKVKQTLDNEVLIEGNAYTQGLVLWIMGQGSRVHVKSPASLIIAVKDELEKTIKYYE; encoded by the coding sequence ATGAGTGTAAATGATCGAGTTGCTTCAATGTTCATTCGAATGATTCAGGGTGAAACACTATATCTAAAAAATGAAGAAACTCGCTATGGCGTCAAAGGTAGAACAATTGAGCGTTATATAAAATCGATTAGAGAATATATCGAAGATAGTGACGTAAATCTTAATTTTGTGACAAAAATCAATCCACCACGTTATTGCATCACCAAAAATACCGATATACCATTTGAAGAAATCTTGGCTCTTCTAAAAATTGTCATTGGTACTCGTTCCTTTAATAAACCTGAATTTGCTCAACTGCGTAACCGATTACTAGGCCAATTATCAAAAGAGGACCGCGATAAAGCCGTTCAACTAACAAATAGTACCGTTGCTAAATATGTACCGGTTAAATCTCAATATAATTTATTAGGACGTATCAAGGATTTTTCAAATTATATCAGCGATAATCTTACGATTGATTACAAATATCACAGTAGTTCTGGAATCGTACGGCAAGGATTAGCTTTACCCATAAGTCTCTACTTCGACACCTTTTATTTTTATGTTGTCATGTACAATGAAGAATCTAACCAAAGTTTCCCTTACCGACTGGATCGATTTGAAGGATATGCTGTTTCAAAAGCTGCGAAAATAAAAATGCCCCGTCAGTTAAAAAAAGATGATGGTTCTGAACTAAACGATACTTACTTGTTGAGCTATGGTAATAAAGTCAGTTTTGAGTTTTATTATTCCGGTTACCCCCAAACTGCTCTTGACCACTTTCCCAATTCCAAAGTAAAACAAACACTCGATAACGAGGTTCTGATTGAAGGTAACGCTTATACTCAAGGGCTCGTTCTATGGATTATGGGACAAGGTTCAAGAGTTCACGTTAAATCTCCAGCTTCACTAATTATTGCTGTCAAAGATGAATTGGAAAAGACAATAAAATATTACGAATAA
- the guaA gene encoding glutamine-hydrolyzing GMP synthase: MGEIDLSKQWPDADSIIVLDYGSQYNQLITRRIRDIGIYSELLPNTITAAEVKEINPKGIILSGGPMSVYDKDAFSIDQDIYKLGIPILGICYGMQLMSYNLGGKVESADNREYGRADITVKDTDSVLFKGLPEKQYVWMSHGDLVREAPTGFDVVATSKNAPISSIANDEKKMYGVQFHTEVRNTEFGSEILKHFAFDVCGAEANWSMDDFIDQQIEKIRETVGDKKVLLGLSGGVDSSVVGVLLHKAIGTQLTSIFVDHGLLRKNEADQVMDSLKGKFGLNIIKVDAQKRFLDKLAGVTDPEKKRKIIGNEFIQVFNDEATKLKGIDFLAQGTLYTDVIESGTSTAQTIKSHHNVGGLPEDMQFKLIEPLRTLFKDEVRELGEKLGMPHDLVWRQPFPGPGLGIRVIGEVTEEKLQIVRDSDWVLRDEIAKNGLDEKIWQYFTVLPGIRSVGVMGDGRTYDYTIGIRAVTSIDGMTADFAQIPWDVLQKISVRIVNEVGHVNRVVYDITSKPPATIEWE, translated from the coding sequence ATGGGGGAAATTGATTTGAGCAAGCAATGGCCTGATGCTGATAGCATCATCGTTCTAGACTACGGTAGTCAATATAACCAATTGATTACTCGTCGAATCAGAGATATTGGTATTTACTCTGAATTATTACCAAACACTATTACTGCTGCAGAAGTTAAAGAAATCAATCCTAAGGGTATTATCCTTTCTGGTGGACCAATGAGTGTCTACGATAAGGATGCCTTTTCAATCGACCAAGACATTTACAAGCTAGGTATTCCTATCTTAGGTATTTGTTATGGTATGCAATTGATGTCTTATAACTTAGGCGGAAAAGTTGAATCAGCTGACAACCGTGAATACGGACGCGCTGACATTACTGTTAAAGATACAGATTCTGTATTGTTTAAAGGCTTACCTGAAAAGCAATATGTATGGATGAGTCACGGTGACCTTGTAAGAGAAGCACCTACTGGCTTTGACGTTGTTGCTACAAGTAAGAATGCGCCTATTTCTTCAATCGCTAATGACGAAAAGAAGATGTATGGTGTGCAATTCCATACCGAAGTTAGAAATACTGAATTCGGTTCAGAAATCTTAAAACACTTTGCCTTTGATGTTTGTGGAGCTGAAGCTAACTGGTCAATGGATGATTTCATTGATCAACAAATTGAAAAGATTCGTGAAACTGTCGGTGACAAGAAGGTTCTTCTTGGACTATCCGGTGGTGTTGACTCTTCAGTTGTTGGTGTTTTGCTACACAAAGCCATTGGTACTCAATTAACAAGTATCTTCGTTGACCATGGTTTGCTACGTAAGAATGAAGCTGACCAAGTTATGGATAGTTTGAAGGGTAAGTTTGGCTTGAACATCATTAAAGTTGATGCTCAAAAACGTTTCCTAGACAAACTTGCTGGCGTAACTGATCCAGAAAAGAAACGTAAGATTATTGGTAACGAATTTATCCAAGTGTTCAATGATGAAGCAACTAAGCTTAAAGGAATTGATTTTCTAGCTCAAGGAACACTTTATACAGACGTTATCGAAAGTGGTACAAGTACTGCTCAAACAATCAAATCACACCACAACGTTGGTGGACTTCCAGAAGACATGCAATTTAAGTTGATCGAACCATTGAGAACCTTGTTCAAAGATGAAGTTCGTGAACTAGGTGAAAAATTAGGTATGCCACATGACCTAGTTTGGCGCCAACCATTCCCAGGCCCAGGTCTTGGAATTCGTGTAATTGGTGAAGTTACCGAAGAAAAACTCCAAATCGTTCGTGATAGTGATTGGGTCCTACGTGACGAAATCGCTAAGAACGGCTTAGACGAAAAAATCTGGCAATACTTTACAGTCTTGCCAGGAATTCGTTCAGTTGGTGTTATGGGTGATGGTCGTACTTACGATTACACAATCGGTATCCGTGCCGTTACTTCGATTGATGGTATGACAGCTGACTTTGCGCAGATTCCTTGGGATGTATTGCAAAAGATCTCAGTTAGAATCGTAAATGAAGTTGGTCACGTTAACCGTGTAGTTTATGATATTACTTCTAAGCCACCTGCAACTATTGAGTGGGAATAA
- a CDS encoding uracil-DNA glycosylase family protein, with the protein MTNNTKSLPFNTVDSWAIWNTPSESLANKSDAEREKLFGAYYQPETFPADALTGDIAEQLQQVKYVLVGLNPGNAAVKQDPNTNFLNFHGAKKSMDYRLAAALYNTDMWGAFMTDLTPVIESDSRKVNPSQEDVANLEKHLDELNIPATATIVAVGNASNKALAEYAKRNVVTIPHYSGANGHWNAEKVHAKILEITK; encoded by the coding sequence ATGACAAACAATACTAAATCATTACCATTCAATACTGTAGATAGCTGGGCTATTTGGAACACACCTTCTGAATCGCTAGCAAATAAAAGTGATGCTGAAAGAGAAAAATTATTTGGAGCATATTATCAACCTGAAACTTTTCCTGCCGATGCTTTAACAGGTGATATCGCTGAACAATTGCAACAAGTCAAATACGTTCTAGTTGGTCTAAATCCTGGCAATGCGGCTGTTAAACAAGATCCTAACACTAACTTCTTGAATTTTCATGGCGCCAAAAAGAGTATGGACTATCGCCTAGCCGCTGCTCTATACAACACTGATATGTGGGGAGCTTTCATGACTGACCTAACCCCAGTTATCGAAAGTGACAGTAGAAAAGTAAATCCTAGTCAAGAAGATGTTGCCAATCTAGAAAAACATCTCGATGAACTTAACATCCCTGCTACAGCTACTATCGTTGCGGTTGGAAATGCTTCTAACAAAGCTTTGGCTGAATACGCTAAAAGAAATGTCGTAACGATTCCTCATTATTCAGGCGCCAACGGCCATTGGAACGCTGAAAAAGTTCATGCCAAGATTCTCGAAATCACCAAATAA